GATCCCTTTCTCAGGCCGCCTATAAAAGGAAAAAAGGGACAGCTAAAGATTTTTGCAGATTGAAAAATAGGGGTCAATATCGAAATGATGAAAAAAGCTATGCCTGTACCACAGAAATCCAATCCTAAAATTTATTTAGGACACATATGATTTATACACACTTGCGTCCTAAACGTTTAAAAAGTGGCGGTGTTTGGATATAGCAAAGTTGCTATATTTAAATTGCAAAATTATAACACACCGCCATGATAAATTTAAATGTTTTTAGTCAGATTTTATCTCTTGTTGACCGTGAATTATTCAAAGATTTGGTTGCAAAGCACAAAAGTGATAAACACCAGAAAGGGATCAACAGCTGGACGCATCTAGTCAGTATGCTTTTCTGTCATTTTTCCTCGGCAGATTCGGTTCGTGATATTAGTAACGGCCTACGCAGTATCACTGGTAACCTGAACCACTTAGGTGTAGTAAGAGCTCCAAGTAAGTCTAATATATCCTATATCAACACACACCGTACCCATGAACTTTTCAAAGATCTTTACTATTCTGTTTTGGATAGGCTTTGGCAAAAGGACACCCATTTTCGCAAAGAGCTTGTTCAGCTAAAGCGTAAAGTATATCTGATGGATGCAAGCATCATCCCCTTATGTCTATCTGTATTTGACTGGGCAAAGTTTCGCAGCACCAAAGGTGCCGTAAAGCTGCACACTGTCTTGGATTATGATGGCTGCCTACCTGTTTTTATGCAGATTACCGATGGAAAAGTACATGAGAGCCAGCGAGCCGGTAGTTACAGTTTTTCCAAGGGAAGCGTGGTGGTAGTGGACCGTGGCTACGTGGATTACAGCTGGCTTGGGGATTTGGACAGCAGGGGGTGTTACTTCGTTACCAGGAGTAAAGTTAATATGAAGTACAAGGTTATCAAGTCCTATCAGAGTGAAGCACTCATGGAAAAGGGGATCCTTAAGGATGAGCTCATTGAGCTTTCCGGCGCTGCCCGCAATAAATACAACGGCAAGCCGCTACGCCTAGTCCACTTTTGGGACAGCACCACTGGCAATGAGTACCACTTTTTGACCAATAATACGAAGTGGAAGGCTTCTTTGGTGGCAAACATCTATAAACAACGCTGGCATATCGAAGTCTTCTTCAAGCATCTAAAGCAGCGCTTAAAAGTATCGACATTCATAGGGACTTCTGAAAATGCAGTGATGATCCAGATCTGGACTTCACTCATTGGCATATTACTGTTAAAATACTTACAAAAAAAGGCCAAATATGACTGGAACCTGTCCAATCTGGTCGCATTCATCAGAATGAATATCTTCGTGAAAATAAACATCTGGCAATGGATAGATGATCCCTTTCTCAGGCCGCCTATAAAAGGAAAAAAGGGACAGCTAAAGATTTTTGCAGATTGAAAAATAGGGGTCAATATCGAAATGATGAAAAAAGCTATGCCTGTACCACAGAAATCCAATCCTAAAATTTATTTAGGACACATATGATTTATACAAATAGTATAGCCCAAACTTTTGACTTTGGTAAAGTTTCTATTTCGGATTTTTCGAAAACAGACCTAGATAGTAGCGCCAACGCTATCGTGCTGAATGAGTTTGGACGGAGTTCTGTTTTTGTTGATGATTATGATAATCGTATAAAACTTCAGCATGAATACCATGTACTTATCCGTATCAATAACAAAGAGGGGTTTAAAAAAGCTAATTTTGAGATTCCCTCCTATAAACGCGGAAGCTACATACGTGACTATTTTGACGAACTCAAAGCTGTTACATATAACTTAGAAAATGGCAGGATAGAGAAAACGGAGCTTGAGAATAAGAAAGTTTTCAGGGAAAATTACTCGGCCTATCTGGACCTTAATAAATTTACCCTTCCAAATATTAAAGAAGGCTCTATTATTGAAGTGTCCTATCGGACACTAGAGCAGGATTTATTTAATTTCAAAACATGGGAATTTCAAGATGATATTCCCAAAATACAAAGCCAATATATCGCTATTATTCCTGCTTCTTTCGCCTACAATGTAGTTCTACGTGGTCCGTACAAGCTTACCGATCAAAAAGCCGAAGCATTGAAAGAATATATTTTCCTGGATGGACTGCGAATCGATTGTTCAAAATTGACCTATACAATGAAGAACATTCAGGCATTTGTTGAAGAGGACTACATGACTTCGCCAACCAATTTCAAATCTGCTATCTATTATGAGCTTGAATCGATCTTTTATCCGAGTACTGGTAGTAAGAAGACATTTAGCAAAACCTGGAAAGACGTAGATACAGACCTCATGAATGAAAAGGCTTTTGGAGGTCAATTAAAAAAAACAGACGTATTCAAAGCCAATTTAGCAACAATTGTATCCCCTACTGACAGCAAATTAGAAAAAGCAAAGAAGATCTATAACTATATCAACAAACAAATAAAATGGAATAACTATTTAGGCAAATATGCAGAATCTGGCATTGAAAAAGCATTGGAAAAACGAACTGGCAATATTGGCGACATCAATTTAGCGCTAGTAACTGCGCTATTAGCGGCAGATCTGGAGGCCTACCCTATTATTCTTTCAACGCGACGAAACGGAACGCCCAATGCCTTATTTCCCGTATTATCTGATTTCGACTATGTCATCGCTTGCGTAGATGTAGATGGCGTGAAATATAAACTAGATGCCTCCAATCCATACTTACCTTTTGGAGAGCTGCCTTTACAATGTCTAAATGAACGGGGAAGAATTATCTACTCCAAAAAGAGCTCAGACTGGTTTCCGCTTATGGTAGAAGAGTCTTCCGATGT
The DNA window shown above is from Sphingobacterium thalpophilum and carries:
- a CDS encoding IS4 family transposase — encoded protein: MINLNVFSQILSLVDRELFKDLVAKHKSDKHQKGINSWTHLVSMLFCHFSSADSVRDISNGLRSITGNLNHLGVVRAPSKSNISYINTHRTHELFKDLYYSVLDRLWQKDTHFRKELVQLKRKVYLMDASIIPLCLSVFDWAKFRSTKGAVKLHTVLDYDGCLPVFMQITDGKVHESQRAGSYSFSKGSVVVVDRGYVDYSWLGDLDSRGCYFVTRSKVNMKYKVIKSYQSEALMEKGILKDELIELSGAARNKYNGKPLRLVHFWDSTTGNEYHFLTNNTKWKASLVANIYKQRWHIEVFFKHLKQRLKVSTFIGTSENAVMIQIWTSLIGILLLKYLQKKAKYDWNLSNLVAFIRMNIFVKINIWQWIDDPFLRPPIKGKKGQLKIFAD
- a CDS encoding transglutaminase domain-containing protein, coding for MIYTNSIAQTFDFGKVSISDFSKTDLDSSANAIVLNEFGRSSVFVDDYDNRIKLQHEYHVLIRINNKEGFKKANFEIPSYKRGSYIRDYFDELKAVTYNLENGRIEKTELENKKVFRENYSAYLDLNKFTLPNIKEGSIIEVSYRTLEQDLFNFKTWEFQDDIPKIQSQYIAIIPASFAYNVVLRGPYKLTDQKAEALKEYIFLDGLRIDCSKLTYTMKNIQAFVEEDYMTSPTNFKSAIYYELESIFYPSTGSKKTFSKTWKDVDTDLMNEKAFGGQLKKTDVFKANLATIVSPTDSKLEKAKKIYNYINKQIKWNNYLGKYAESGIEKALEKRTGNIGDINLALVTALLAADLEAYPIILSTRRNGTPNALFPVLSDFDYVIACVDVDGVKYKLDASNPYLPFGELPLQCLNERGRIIYSKKSSDWFPLMVEESSDVNYVLEGVLDEQAKIKGKLTISSRGNKAFLKRQHIAKFNSLEEYWEKLDEEMPNVTLTKSSIQNLEEIDQLLIEEFDVIVDVSKQMEQDILLLAPNIIDRISYNPFKAQERTYPVDMGFKSKTLYSVKLTIPDRYEIAEKPQNASLALSESTAKYRYVTQVNGNQLEILQSLAFNKPIFSVDEYFSLKELYSRIIQQQKLDIKLIGKK